A single Archocentrus centrarchus isolate MPI-CPG fArcCen1 unplaced genomic scaffold, fArcCen1 scaffold_30_ctg1, whole genome shotgun sequence DNA region contains:
- the LOC115776311 gene encoding uncharacterized protein LOC115776311, whose product MSQLMLIIGQIVMCVHMSVAGHNTGLRPYNVSWERSWCLYGLATHPGRRAKWSEANFIIILNVKGISSPINSNYSTLTDLLTWHQVATPLSEVLMLNHLPEKAFPACVIANGTTKVGKLPATLCNATYSYCPPTDGRWRAESVLTSSTRTQGNKSYQASHPHHKMKRQVGEWLTSHSEVPEELQIWGVGAKIAQSIFPGIGLGFVRDQVEINHYALLRLVNTTIALGQGTLKELSSLRAMVMQNRIVLDLWTASQGGVCKIIGKTCCTYIPDEDNAGGAIREALDRLTELQKYVQQHTQESQSDWFSWLNAGTWWQVLLKCLTPVCVCWC is encoded by the exons ATGTCACAGCTCATGTTAATAATTGGACAAAttgttatgtgtgtgcacatgtcaGTGGCAGGACACAATACTGGACTGAGGCCTTACAATGTTAGCTGGGAGCGCTCATGGTGCCTCTATGGGTTGGCTACACATCCAGGGAGAAGAGCTAAATGGAGTGAAGCAAATTTTATTATAATTCTTAATGTAAAGGGGATAAGTTCTCCCATTAATAGTAATTATTCCACGCTAACAGATTTGCTCACTTGGCATCAGGTAGCCACCCCCCTGTCTGAGGTGCTAATGTTGAatcatttgccagagaaagctTTTCCAGCATGTGTTATAGCAAATGGAACCACCAAGGTGGGTAAACTACCAGCTACTCTTTGTAATGCTACCTATTCCTACTGTCCACCAACAGATGGACGCTGGAGAGCTGAGTCAGTGCTCACGAGTAGCACCAGGACCCAAGGGAACAAGAGT taCCAGGCCAGTCATCCACATCACAAGATGAAGCGACAGGTTGGAGAGTGGCTCACGAGCCATTCAGAAGTCCCAGAGGAGCTCCAGATCTGGGGAGTCGGAGCGAAGATTGCCCAGTCTATCTTTCCAGGAATTGGACTGGGATTTGTGCGTGaccaagtggaaataaatcACTATGCACTCTTACGTCTGGTAAATACAACCATAGCTCTAGGACAAggaactttaaaagagttaagttCACTCAGAGCAATGGTGATGCAAAACAGGATAGTATTAGATCTTTGGACAGCTTCCCAGGGTGGAGTGTGTAAGATCATTGGTAAGACATGTTGTACTTACATCCCAGATGAAGATAATGCTGGTGGAGCCATAAGGGAGGCACTCGATAGACTGACTGAATTACAAAAATATGTACAGCAGCACACTCAGGAAAGCCAGAGTGATTGGTTTTCCTGGCTAAATGCAGGAACTTGGTGGCAGGTATTGTTGAAATGCCTgactcctgtttgtgtgtgttggtgttga